A genomic region of Exiguobacterium oxidotolerans JCM 12280 contains the following coding sequences:
- a CDS encoding NYN domain-containing protein, with protein MKYERLIVDGYNIIGAWPEFRTLREQDFELARERLVDAMAEYQAVTGISVTIVFDAYLQPGRESRLKKSGLEVIYTRENETADEWIEKTAAEWLQDIRVKLTVATNDFTEQWVIFTLGALRISAQELRRDWKAAVAVIQGQTTMSKTSKKPRSTIDLPADVIERLEQIRRRKNSDQ; from the coding sequence ATGAAATATGAACGTCTGATCGTTGATGGCTACAATATCATTGGCGCATGGCCGGAATTCCGGACATTGCGGGAGCAAGATTTTGAATTAGCACGGGAACGATTGGTCGATGCAATGGCGGAATATCAGGCAGTGACAGGAATTAGTGTCACCATCGTCTTTGATGCCTATCTTCAGCCAGGGCGTGAGTCACGCTTAAAAAAGAGTGGACTCGAGGTCATTTATACACGCGAGAATGAAACTGCTGACGAATGGATTGAAAAAACGGCAGCCGAGTGGTTACAAGACATCCGTGTCAAGCTGACGGTCGCGACGAACGACTTCACGGAACAATGGGTGATCTTTACGCTCGGCGCACTCCGCATCTCGGCACAAGAGTTGAGACGGGACTGGAAAGCAGCGGTCGCCGTCATTCAGGGACAGACGACGATGTCGAAGACGAGCAAGAAACCACGGTCGACCATTGATTTGCCGGCAGATGTCATCGAACGGCTTGAACAAATCCGAAGAAGAAAAAATTCAGATCAGTAA
- the rplL gene encoding 50S ribosomal protein L7/L12 has protein sequence MAFNKEQFIEDLKGMTVLELNELVKTIEEEFGVSAAAPVAAAGAGAAAAEEQTEFDVILTSAGSGKINVIKAVRELTGLGLKEAKALVDGTPAPVKEGVSKEDADAIKAKLEEAGASVEVK, from the coding sequence ATGGCTTTCAACAAAGAGCAATTTATCGAAGACCTCAAGGGCATGACTGTTCTTGAACTTAACGAACTCGTAAAAACAATCGAAGAAGAATTCGGCGTATCAGCAGCAGCTCCAGTAGCAGCAGCAGGTGCAGGCGCAGCAGCAGCTGAAGAGCAAACTGAATTCGACGTAATCCTTACTAGCGCAGGTTCTGGTAAAATCAACGTCATCAAAGCAGTTCGCGAATTGACAGGCCTCGGTCTTAAAGAAGCGAAAGCACTCGTTGACGGAACTCCAGCTCCAGTTAAAGAAGGCGTTTCGAAAGAAGACGCTGACGCAATCAAAGCTAAGCTTGAAGAAGCTGGCGCAAGCGTAGAAGTTAAGTAA
- a CDS encoding Mini-ribonuclease 3, producing the protein MKNYKQLNALALAYMGDVVYEMRVRERLLDRGFVKPGDLHQAAVQYVRAQAQATVVTHWLNQGTLTEEEQAVVRRGKNAKSGSVPKSTDVHTYRYATAFEALLGYIYLSEGGDRLEELIGQAFELLENETTDGK; encoded by the coding sequence ATGAAGAACTATAAACAATTGAATGCGCTCGCGCTCGCTTATATGGGAGACGTCGTCTATGAGATGCGTGTAAGAGAGCGACTACTTGACCGTGGCTTCGTCAAACCAGGCGACTTGCATCAAGCAGCGGTCCAGTATGTCCGGGCGCAAGCACAGGCGACCGTCGTTACACATTGGCTCAATCAGGGAACACTGACAGAAGAGGAACAAGCTGTCGTCCGACGTGGGAAAAATGCGAAATCCGGTTCTGTACCAAAAAGTACGGATGTCCATACGTACCGCTACGCGACGGCGTTTGAAGCATTGTTAGGCTACATTTATCTTTCAGAAGGAGGGGATCGTCTTGAAGAACTCATCGGGCAAGCGTTCGAATTACTCGAAAACGAAACGACAGACGGAAAATAA
- the rplJ gene encoding 50S ribosomal protein L10: protein MANEKVIAVKADLVSEIAEKMQASAGTIVVDYRGLTVDEVTELRKQLREAGVEFKVYKNGLLRRAAVQSNLEGLDEVFTGPSAIAFSNEDVIAPAKILNNFSKEHKALELKGGIIEGKVTSVEDVKALAELPSREGLLSMLLSVLQAPIRGLAVATNAIAEQKEEQSA from the coding sequence ATGGCAAACGAAAAAGTTATCGCTGTCAAAGCGGATCTCGTATCTGAGATCGCTGAGAAAATGCAAGCGAGCGCTGGAACAATCGTCGTCGACTACCGTGGTCTCACAGTAGACGAAGTCACTGAACTTCGTAAACAACTCCGCGAAGCGGGTGTTGAATTCAAAGTTTACAAAAACGGTCTCCTTCGCCGCGCTGCAGTTCAAAGCAACCTTGAAGGTCTTGACGAAGTATTCACTGGTCCTAGTGCGATCGCCTTCAGCAATGAAGACGTTATCGCGCCAGCTAAGATCTTGAACAACTTCTCTAAAGAACACAAGGCTCTCGAACTTAAAGGTGGTATCATCGAAGGCAAAGTCACTTCAGTAGAAGATGTCAAAGCCCTTGCAGAACTTCCATCACGCGAAGGTCTCCTTTCAATGCTCCTAAGCGTGCTTCAAGCGCCAATCCGTGGTCTCGCGGTGGCAACGAACGCAATCGCAGAGCAAAAAGAAGAACAATCTGCTTAA
- the secE gene encoding preprotein translocase subunit SecE: protein MKFLRDVWNELKKTSWPKRKELTKYTLTVIGMVIFMGVFIFGIDSGLSALMSWLIK from the coding sequence ATGAAATTTTTGCGTGACGTATGGAATGAACTGAAAAAGACGAGCTGGCCAAAACGAAAAGAATTGACGAAGTACACATTGACGGTAATCGGTATGGTTATCTTCATGGGCGTCTTCATCTTTGGTATCGATTCTGGTCTCAGCGCACTCATGAGTTGGTTGATTAAGTAA
- the nusG gene encoding transcription termination/antitermination protein NusG: MDKQWFVVQTYSGFENNVKANLERRIESMNMDEKIFRVLVPIETVQEEVTNKKGETKIKEREIKIFPGYVLVEMVMTDDSWYVVRNTPNVTGFLGSVGGGSKPTPLLPEEAENILGSMGLVDMKSRYDYSLGQIVRIKEGAFENFEGTVEELDTETEKMKVSVDMFGRETKVELDFSQVEKID; encoded by the coding sequence ATGGATAAACAGTGGTTTGTCGTCCAAACGTACTCTGGATTCGAAAACAACGTCAAGGCTAACCTTGAACGTCGGATCGAGTCTATGAACATGGACGAGAAAATCTTCCGTGTACTCGTTCCGATTGAAACGGTACAGGAAGAAGTAACGAATAAAAAAGGTGAAACAAAAATCAAGGAACGTGAAATCAAGATTTTCCCGGGGTATGTTCTCGTTGAAATGGTCATGACGGATGATTCTTGGTATGTTGTTCGTAACACACCGAACGTAACCGGATTCCTCGGTTCAGTTGGTGGTGGATCGAAACCGACGCCGCTTCTTCCTGAAGAAGCTGAAAACATCCTTGGTTCGATGGGACTTGTCGACATGAAGAGTCGTTATGACTACTCACTCGGTCAAATCGTCCGAATCAAAGAGGGTGCCTTCGAGAACTTTGAAGGAACGGTTGAAGAGCTTGATACAGAAACAGAAAAAATGAAAGTTTCTGTAGATATGTTCGGTCGCGAAACGAAAGTAGAACTCGATTTTTCACAAGTTGAAAAAATCGATTAA
- the rlmB gene encoding 23S rRNA (guanosine(2251)-2'-O)-methyltransferase RlmB, which translates to MVIEPLAEGQDFLYGRNPVLEALRSGREMNKLFIQEGQQKGPLAVIHAMAQEANVQIQIVPRSKLHGLTGSDNHQGVVAAVAAYEYAELDDIFALAEKKDETPLIVLLDELEDPHNLGSILRTADAVGAHGVIIPKRRSVGLTQVVAKASTGAIEHIPVVRVTNLTRTMEDLKKKGLWFVGTDARESDDYRTLDGTMPLGIVIGSEGKGMSRLVREKCDFLVHLPMAGHVTSLNASVAASLLLYEVYRTRKPYAR; encoded by the coding sequence ATCGTCATCGAACCACTCGCGGAAGGGCAGGATTTCCTTTACGGACGAAATCCTGTTCTTGAAGCGTTACGAAGTGGACGCGAAATGAATAAACTCTTTATCCAAGAAGGCCAACAAAAAGGTCCACTCGCCGTCATCCACGCGATGGCGCAAGAAGCGAACGTCCAAATCCAAATCGTCCCCCGTTCAAAACTGCATGGTCTGACAGGGAGCGACAACCACCAAGGTGTCGTCGCGGCGGTTGCTGCCTATGAATATGCAGAACTCGACGATATCTTTGCCCTAGCAGAGAAGAAGGATGAGACACCCCTCATCGTATTACTCGACGAGCTGGAAGACCCGCATAACCTCGGTTCGATTCTTCGGACGGCAGACGCTGTCGGTGCACACGGGGTCATCATTCCGAAACGCCGCTCGGTCGGATTGACACAAGTCGTCGCAAAAGCATCGACGGGTGCAATCGAGCACATTCCGGTCGTTCGCGTGACGAACTTAACGCGGACGATGGAAGACCTCAAGAAAAAAGGGCTTTGGTTCGTCGGGACGGATGCGCGTGAAAGTGATGATTACCGGACGCTTGACGGAACGATGCCGCTTGGAATCGTCATTGGTAGTGAAGGAAAAGGGATGAGTCGACTCGTCCGAGAGAAATGTGATTTCCTTGTCCACCTTCCGATGGCGGGCCATGTCACATCACTCAATGCTTCCGTTGCCGCGTCACTCTTATTGTATGAAGTGTACCGGACGAGAAAGCCGTACGCGCGATGA
- the sigH gene encoding RNA polymerase sporulation sigma factor SigH, with protein MSLVSFDQFECMSDEALVEQAKVFDNSDALEFLIERYRNFVRAKARSYFLIGADREDIIQEGMIGLYKAVRDYRTDKLASFKGFAELCITRQMITAIKTATRQKHIPLNSYISLDKPIYDDESSERTLLDIITSTVPSDPQILIVNREEYADIETKMDEILSDLERKVLALYLDGRTYQEISDDLDRHVKSIDNALQRVKRKLERYLEARELIV; from the coding sequence ATGAGTTTGGTTTCGTTCGACCAGTTTGAGTGCATGTCTGATGAGGCGCTTGTGGAACAAGCGAAGGTATTCGATAATAGCGATGCCCTTGAATTTTTGATCGAGCGCTATCGTAACTTCGTACGTGCGAAGGCCCGGTCATATTTTTTGATTGGCGCGGACCGCGAAGATATCATTCAAGAAGGCATGATTGGCCTATACAAAGCAGTCCGTGACTACCGGACTGATAAGTTGGCTTCTTTTAAAGGATTTGCTGAACTCTGTATTACACGGCAAATGATCACGGCAATCAAGACGGCGACCCGTCAAAAACATATTCCTCTCAATTCGTACATCTCGCTCGATAAACCAATTTATGATGATGAATCTTCTGAACGGACGTTGCTTGATATCATCACATCGACAGTACCATCGGATCCGCAAATCTTGATTGTCAACCGAGAAGAGTACGCAGACATCGAAACGAAGATGGATGAAATCCTTAGTGACTTAGAACGAAAAGTGTTGGCACTTTATCTCGACGGAAGAACGTATCAAGAAATTTCGGATGATCTCGATCGCCACGTCAAGTCAATTGATAACGCGTTACAGCGTGTCAAACGGAAACTGGAGCGATACCTCGAGGCACGTGAGTTGATTGTCTAA
- the rpmG gene encoding 50S ribosomal protein L33 — MAKKVGLACDICGARDYTTMKKEDVTVRLELKKFCRRCNAHTIHKEAK, encoded by the coding sequence ATGGCGAAGAAAGTAGGCCTTGCTTGTGATATTTGCGGTGCCCGCGATTATACGACGATGAAAAAAGAGGATGTCACAGTCCGCTTGGAATTGAAGAAATTCTGTCGGCGTTGTAACGCGCATACGATTCATAAAGAAGCGAAATAA
- a CDS encoding class I SAM-dependent methyltransferase, which translates to MADHYYTNDPSSKRDPKSWEFVLRGETFRFTSDHGVFSKGGVDFGSRLLIEAFVEPDVPGAILDVGCGYGPMGISLAKATGRDAKLVDVNERALELAAENAHANGVSVTTGVSDGYVGVGDETFAAIVTNPPIRAGKAVVHRILREAYDHLVVGGTLWVVIQKKQGGPSAKKLMEEVFGSCETVTRDKGYSIFKSIRS; encoded by the coding sequence ATGGCAGACCATTATTATACGAATGATCCCTCCTCAAAACGAGATCCGAAATCATGGGAGTTCGTCCTACGCGGCGAAACGTTCCGTTTTACGTCGGACCACGGTGTGTTCTCAAAAGGTGGCGTCGACTTTGGTTCGCGTCTATTGATTGAGGCATTCGTTGAGCCGGATGTACCGGGTGCGATTCTAGATGTCGGTTGCGGATATGGACCGATGGGGATTTCACTGGCAAAAGCGACCGGGCGTGACGCAAAACTCGTTGATGTTAACGAACGGGCACTTGAATTAGCGGCTGAAAATGCACATGCGAATGGTGTTTCCGTGACGACCGGTGTAAGTGACGGGTATGTTGGCGTAGGTGATGAGACATTTGCAGCGATCGTGACGAATCCACCGATTCGGGCAGGAAAAGCAGTTGTTCATCGGATTTTACGTGAAGCGTATGATCATCTCGTAGTAGGAGGCACCCTCTGGGTCGTCATTCAGAAAAAACAAGGTGGACCATCAGCGAAGAAACTGATGGAAGAAGTCTTTGGTTCTTGCGAGACAGTGACCCGCGATAAAGGATACTCGATATTTAAATCAATTCGGTCTTGA
- the rpoB gene encoding DNA-directed RNA polymerase subunit beta, with protein sequence MTGQLVQYGRHRQRRSYARISEVLELPNLIEIQTNSYEWFLREGLREMFHDISPISDFTGNLVLEFIDYSLGEPKYSIDESKERDVTYSAPLRVKVRLQNKETGELKEQEVFMGDFPLMTESGTFIINGAERVIVSQLVRSPSVYYNNKLDKNGKRGFSATVIPNRGAWLELETDAKDIVYVRIDRTRKIPVTVLLRALGFGTDQEIIDLLGDDEYLRNSLEKDNTETTEKALIEIYERLRPGEPPTVENAKALLVSRFFDPKRYDLANVGRYKINKKLHLKNRLFGQKLAETLVDPETGEVIAEEGTVLDRRMLDKVLPFLEGSVGYIEATPTGGVTQGEAFNLQSIKVFAPDDAEGERIINIIGNGNIDRDIKHITPADMIAAINYFFNLLHEVGTTDDIDHLGNRRLRSVGELLQNQFRIGLSRMERVVKERMSIQDQNAITPQALINIRPVIASIKEFFGSSQLSQFMDQTNPLAELTHKRRLSALGPGGLTRERAGFEVRDVHYSHYSRMCPIETPEGPNIGLINSLSSFAKVNEYGFIEAPYRRVNPETGVVTDEIHYMTADEEDLYVVAQANMLLTEEKTFQDTHVLSRFRGQNLSVEPSRVDYMDVSPKQVVSAATACIPFLENDDSNRALMGANMQRQAVPLLDPESPIVGTGMEYVSAKDSGAAVVAKHSGIAERVTAREILVRRTTEVDGNIVQGELDRYKIQKFIRSNQGTCYNQKPIIKAGDPVDKGEILADGPSMDGGELALGRNVLVGFMTWDGYNYEDAVIMSERLVKDDVYTSIHIEEYECESRDTKLGPEEITRDIPNVGDDALKNLDDRGIIRVGAEVKDGDILVGKVTPKGVTELTAEERLLHAIFGEKAREVRDTSLRVPHGGDGIILDVKIFDRDNGDELSPGVNQLIRAYIVQKRKIHEGDKMAGRHGNKGVISRILPEEDMPYMPDGTPIDIMLNPLGVPSRMNIGQLLELHLGMAARQLGIKVASPVFDGAREEDVWATIEEAGMDRDAKTVLYDGRSGEAFDNRISVGVMYMIKLAHMVDDKLHARSTGPYSLVTQQPLGGKAQFGGQRFGEMEVWALEAYGAAYTLQEILTIKSDDTIGRVKAYEAIVKGENVPQPGVPESFRVLIKELQSLGMDVKMMSAEDEEIEMKDEDEDNIPNATPALEEVQAPVAPVVTEEE encoded by the coding sequence TTGACTGGTCAACTTGTTCAGTACGGTCGTCACCGTCAGAGAAGAAGCTATGCACGTATCAGCGAAGTATTAGAACTTCCAAATCTAATTGAGATTCAAACGAATTCATACGAATGGTTCCTACGGGAAGGTCTTCGTGAGATGTTTCATGACATTTCGCCGATTTCCGACTTCACAGGAAATCTCGTATTAGAATTCATCGACTACTCGCTCGGTGAGCCGAAGTATTCGATTGATGAATCGAAAGAACGCGACGTGACCTATTCGGCACCACTGCGCGTAAAAGTCCGTCTTCAAAACAAAGAGACGGGTGAATTGAAGGAACAAGAAGTCTTCATGGGTGACTTCCCGCTTATGACGGAGTCGGGAACATTCATTATTAATGGTGCGGAACGAGTCATCGTTTCTCAGCTTGTTCGTTCGCCAAGTGTGTATTACAACAATAAGTTAGATAAGAACGGTAAACGTGGATTCTCGGCAACGGTCATCCCGAACCGTGGAGCATGGCTCGAACTTGAGACAGATGCGAAAGATATCGTATATGTCCGGATCGACCGCACGCGTAAGATTCCTGTAACGGTTCTTTTACGTGCTCTTGGTTTCGGTACGGATCAGGAAATCATCGATCTCCTTGGAGATGATGAGTACCTCCGGAATTCGCTTGAAAAAGATAATACAGAAACAACGGAAAAAGCCCTCATTGAAATTTATGAGCGTCTACGTCCGGGTGAGCCACCGACAGTTGAAAATGCGAAAGCACTTCTCGTGTCACGGTTCTTCGACCCAAAACGTTACGATTTGGCAAACGTTGGTCGCTATAAAATCAACAAAAAGCTTCATTTAAAAAACCGCCTCTTCGGACAAAAACTTGCGGAAACGCTTGTTGACCCGGAAACAGGCGAAGTAATCGCAGAAGAAGGAACGGTTCTTGACCGTCGTATGCTCGACAAAGTCTTACCATTCCTTGAAGGATCTGTCGGTTACATCGAAGCGACGCCAACTGGCGGCGTAACGCAAGGCGAAGCCTTCAACTTACAGTCGATCAAGGTGTTCGCACCGGACGATGCTGAAGGTGAACGCATCATCAATATCATCGGTAACGGTAACATCGATCGTGACATCAAGCACATTACGCCTGCTGACATGATTGCTGCAATCAACTACTTCTTCAACTTGTTGCATGAAGTAGGGACAACGGACGATATCGACCACCTCGGTAACCGTCGTCTCCGTTCTGTCGGTGAATTGCTCCAAAACCAGTTCCGTATTGGTCTTTCACGTATGGAACGTGTCGTTAAGGAACGTATGTCGATTCAAGATCAAAATGCAATCACGCCACAGGCATTGATCAACATTCGTCCTGTTATCGCGTCAATTAAAGAGTTCTTCGGTAGCTCACAGTTATCACAGTTCATGGACCAAACAAACCCGCTCGCTGAGTTGACGCACAAACGTCGTCTGTCTGCTCTCGGACCCGGTGGTTTGACACGTGAGCGTGCTGGCTTTGAAGTTCGAGATGTTCACTACTCGCACTATTCCCGTATGTGTCCAATCGAAACGCCAGAGGGACCAAACATCGGTTTGATCAACTCACTGTCTTCGTTCGCGAAAGTCAATGAGTATGGTTTCATCGAAGCACCATACCGCCGTGTCAATCCGGAAACGGGTGTTGTCACGGATGAAATTCACTACATGACGGCAGACGAAGAAGATCTCTACGTCGTTGCGCAGGCAAACATGTTGTTGACGGAAGAGAAGACGTTCCAAGATACACACGTCCTATCACGTTTCCGTGGACAAAACTTGTCTGTTGAGCCATCACGTGTCGATTACATGGACGTTTCTCCGAAACAGGTTGTTTCGGCAGCAACAGCATGTATTCCGTTCCTTGAGAACGATGACTCGAACCGTGCCCTCATGGGAGCGAACATGCAACGTCAGGCCGTACCACTTCTCGATCCAGAATCTCCGATTGTTGGAACTGGGATGGAGTACGTGTCTGCGAAAGACTCAGGAGCTGCCGTTGTTGCAAAACACTCTGGTATCGCTGAGCGCGTAACGGCTCGTGAAATCCTTGTCCGTCGTACGACGGAAGTCGATGGCAACATCGTTCAAGGTGAACTTGATCGTTATAAAATCCAAAAATTCATTCGTTCTAACCAAGGAACGTGCTATAACCAAAAACCAATCATCAAAGCAGGCGATCCTGTCGATAAAGGCGAGATTCTTGCAGATGGTCCATCAATGGACGGTGGGGAACTTGCGCTCGGTCGTAACGTACTCGTCGGTTTCATGACATGGGATGGTTACAACTACGAGGATGCCGTCATCATGAGCGAACGTCTTGTGAAAGATGATGTCTACACGTCGATCCACATTGAGGAATACGAATGTGAATCACGCGATACAAAACTCGGACCGGAAGAAATCACTCGTGATATTCCAAACGTCGGTGACGACGCCCTGAAAAACCTCGACGACCGCGGAATCATTCGTGTCGGTGCTGAAGTAAAAGATGGGGATATCTTAGTCGGTAAAGTTACACCTAAGGGCGTAACGGAATTGACAGCTGAAGAGCGTTTGTTACATGCGATCTTCGGTGAAAAAGCACGTGAAGTGCGTGATACATCACTCCGTGTACCACACGGCGGCGACGGTATCATCCTTGACGTCAAAATCTTCGATCGTGATAACGGCGACGAACTATCTCCTGGTGTCAACCAGTTGATCCGTGCGTACATCGTTCAAAAACGTAAGATTCACGAAGGAGATAAAATGGCAGGTCGTCACGGTAACAAAGGTGTTATCTCACGTATCTTGCCAGAAGAAGACATGCCGTACATGCCAGACGGCACACCAATCGACATCATGTTGAACCCACTTGGTGTACCATCACGGATGAACATCGGGCAGTTGCTCGAGCTTCACCTCGGTATGGCAGCACGCCAACTCGGAATCAAAGTTGCATCACCAGTATTTGATGGTGCGCGTGAGGAAGATGTTTGGGCAACGATTGAAGAAGCTGGTATGGATCGTGACGCGAAGACTGTTCTTTATGACGGTCGTTCGGGTGAAGCGTTCGATAACCGCATCTCGGTCGGTGTCATGTATATGATTAAACTCGCCCACATGGTCGATGATAAACTTCACGCACGTTCGACGGGTCCTTACTCACTCGTTACGCAACAGCCGCTCGGTGGTAAAGCCCAGTTCGGTGGACAGCGTTTCGGAGAGATGGAAGTTTGGGCACTTGAAGCATATGGTGCTGCGTATACACTCCAAGAGATCTTAACGATCAAATCGGATGATACGATCGGTCGTGTTAAAGCGTATGAAGCGATTGTTAAAGGCGAAAATGTACCGCAACCGGGCGTACCGGAATCGTTCCGAGTTCTCATTAAAGAGCTTCAATCACTTGGTATGGATGTTAAGATGATGTCTGCTGAGGACGAAGAGATCGAAATGAAGGACGAAGACGAGGACAATATCCCGAACGCGACTCCAGCACTCGAAGAAGTTCAAGCGCCTGTCGCACCAGTTGTTACTGAAGAGGAATAA
- the rplA gene encoding 50S ribosomal protein L1 — translation MGKKYKEAAKLIDRTVSYELAEAVDLTKKSATAKFDETIELAVRLGVDPKKADQQIRGAVVLPHGTGKTQRVLVFAKGEKLKEAEAAGADYAGDSEYIAKIQKGWFDFDVIVATPDMMGEVGKLGRVLGPKGLMPNPKTGTVTFDVTKAINDIKAGKVEYRVDKSGNIHVPVGKKSFDNEKLVENITTVMETLVKVKPATAKGVYLKNIAIASTMGPGVKVSSADFAK, via the coding sequence ATGGGTAAGAAGTACAAAGAAGCTGCTAAACTTATCGATCGTACGGTTTCATACGAACTCGCTGAAGCTGTAGACTTAACTAAAAAGTCTGCAACAGCGAAATTCGATGAAACGATCGAACTTGCTGTTCGTCTCGGAGTCGATCCGAAGAAAGCAGATCAACAAATCCGTGGAGCAGTCGTATTGCCACACGGTACTGGTAAAACACAACGCGTTCTCGTCTTCGCGAAAGGTGAGAAATTGAAAGAAGCGGAAGCTGCTGGAGCAGATTACGCTGGTGATTCTGAGTATATCGCTAAAATCCAAAAAGGATGGTTCGACTTCGATGTTATCGTTGCGACACCTGACATGATGGGTGAAGTTGGTAAACTCGGTCGTGTTCTCGGACCTAAAGGCCTCATGCCTAACCCGAAAACAGGAACTGTTACATTTGACGTCACAAAAGCAATCAACGATATCAAAGCTGGTAAAGTTGAGTACCGTGTCGACAAATCAGGTAACATCCACGTTCCTGTCGGTAAAAAATCATTCGATAACGAGAAGTTGGTTGAAAACATCACTACCGTTATGGAAACTCTCGTAAAAGTTAAGCCTGCTACTGCTAAAGGTGTTTACCTTAAAAACATCGCGATCGCTTCTACAATGGGTCCTGGTGTTAAAGTATCTTCAGCTGACTTCGCGAAATAA
- the rplK gene encoding 50S ribosomal protein L11 — protein sequence MAKKVMKLVKLQIPAGKANPAPPVGPALGQAGVNIMGFCKEFNARTQDQAGLIIPVVITVFEDRSFTFITKTPPAAVLLKKAAGIESGSGEPNRKKVATVKRDKVREIAETKMPDLNAASVETAMLMVEGTARSMGIVIED from the coding sequence GTGGCGAAGAAGGTTATGAAACTAGTTAAACTTCAAATTCCTGCGGGCAAAGCAAACCCAGCTCCACCAGTTGGACCGGCACTCGGTCAAGCAGGTGTGAACATCATGGGCTTCTGTAAAGAGTTCAACGCTCGTACACAAGACCAAGCCGGCTTGATTATCCCTGTAGTCATCACGGTTTTTGAAGATCGTTCATTTACGTTTATTACTAAAACTCCACCAGCAGCAGTTCTCTTGAAGAAAGCAGCTGGAATCGAGAGCGGTTCAGGCGAGCCTAACCGTAAGAAAGTAGCGACTGTCAAACGTGACAAAGTTCGCGAAATCGCTGAAACGAAAATGCCAGACCTCAACGCAGCATCTGTTGAAACAGCGATGTTGATGGTTGAAGGTACTGCACGTTCTATGGGTATCGTAATCGAAGACTAA